From Lolium perenne isolate Kyuss_39 chromosome 5, Kyuss_2.0, whole genome shotgun sequence, a single genomic window includes:
- the LOC127299110 gene encoding protein IMPAIRED IN BABA-INDUCED STERILITY 1 gives MGCAVSKGAAQGSPGYEVSSASGYEAVSRSASASASIWSRPMRLEALDLGGDGEEQEDVRGSIVVAGAGNLHRYIECEQAAAGWPAWLSAVAAEAVQGWVPLKSENFEKLEKIGQGTYSSVFRARSLETGRVVALKKVRFDSLEPESVRFMAREIVVLRRLQGHPNVVGLHGLITSRSSPSIYLVFEYMEHDLAGLASSSAADSSFSQPQIKCYMRQLLAGLEHCHARGVMHRDIKCANLLVSADGQLKIADFGLANLFSSSPQQPPLTSRVVTLWYRPPELLLGATAYDPTVDLWSAGCVFAELHARRPVLQGRTEVEQIHKIFKLCGSPPDAYWRRLGNVSSSSSVFRPQVPYESRLGETFGSAMPDAALRLLGTLLSVEPAARGTASSALASDYFAHASEPPSAMIPPRCAAPNREMDAKLRDEESRRRRNETAKRLSRAHRSMQDTSSSQRHHGHVHAEESLPLEVQPVVAASKRHDDDARPTPPPPCARQEEDAPARLADYAALSAGPVQLAASTGFAWAKKPRVPDAAATKRSSSRRTDGGDAASTKTTTTTTTAPYEVEKQEMIKQWAQVAEAFGSSQPYNSSRSIREPLDGKQLKTSKKNKGKKMERVDYSGPLLSRVDDLLHLQSHEQQIRRAGRRSWFHKGSKREQQH, from the exons ATGGGGTGCGCCGTGTCGAAGGGGGCGGCGCAGGGATCGCCGGGGTACGAGGTGTCGTCGGCATCGGGGTACGAGGCGGTGTCCAGGAGCGCGTCGGCGTCGGCGTCGATATGGAGCAGGCCTATGCGGCTGGAGGCGCTTGATCTTGGCGGCGATGGGGAGGAGCAGGAAGACGTGCGCGGCagcatcgtcgtcgccggcgccggcaacCTGCACCGCTACATCGAGTGCGAGCAGGCGGCGGCCGGGTGGCCAGCGTGGCTGAGCGCCGTGGCCGCCGAGGCGGTGCAGGGGTGGGTCCCTCTCAAGTCCGAGAACTTCGAGAAGCTGGAGAAGATCGGGCAGGGCACGTACAGCAGCGTGTTCCGCGCGCGGAGCCTGGAGACGGGCCGCGTGGTGGCGCTGAAGAAGGTGCGGTTCGACAGCTTGGAGCCGGAGAGCGTTCGGTTCATGGCGCGGGAGATCGTCGTGCTCCGCCGGCTGCAGGGCCACCCCAACGTGGTCGGCCTCCATGGCCTCATCACCTCCCGCTCCTCCCCTAGCATCTACCTCGTCTTCGAGTACATGGAGCACGACCTCGCCGGGCTCGCCTCGTCCTCCGCCGCCGACAGCTCCTTCTCGCAGCCCCAGATCAAGTGCTACATGCGGCAGCTGCTGGCGGGGCTGGAGCACTGCCACGCGCGCGGGGTCATGCACCGGGACATCAAGTGCGCCAACCTGCTCGTCAGCGCCGACGGGCAGCTCAAGATCGCCGACTTCGGCCTCGCCAACCTCTTCTCCTCCTCGCCGCAGCAGCCGCCGCTCACCAGccgcgtcgtcacgctctggtaccggccgccggagctcctcctgggCGCTACCGCCTACGACCCCACGGTGGACCTTTGGAGCGCCGGCTGCGTCTTCGCGGAGCTCCACGCCCGCCGCCCCGTGCTCCAGGGCCGCACCGAGGTCGAGCAGATCCACAAGATCTTCAAGCTCTGCGGCTCGCCGCCCGACGCCTACTGGCGCCGCCTCGGGAACGTGTCGTCCTCGTCGTCCGTCTTCCGGCCGCAGGTCCCCTACGAGAGCCGCCTCGGGGAGACCTTCGGGTCCGCAATGCCCGACGCCGCGCTGCGCCTCCTCGGCACCCTCCTCTCGGTCGAGCCCGCCGCCCGCGGCACAGCCTCCTCCGCCCTTGCCTCGGACTACTTCGCCCACGCGAGCGAACCACCGTCCGCGATGATCCCTCCCAGGTGCGCGGCGCCGAACAGGGAGATGGACGCTAAGCTCCGGGATGAAGAATCGAGGAGGAGAAGGAACGAGACGGCGAAGCGGCTGTCGAGGGCGCACAGGAGCATGCAGGACACCAGCAGCAGCCAGCGGCATCACGGCCACGTCCACGCCGAGGAGTCGCTCCCTCTGGAAGTCCAACCGGTGGTGGCCGCCAGCAAGCGCCATGACGACGACGCCCggccaacgccgccgccgccgtgcgccaGGCAGGAGGAGGACGCGCCGGCTCGGCTCGCCGACTACGCCGCTCTCAGCGCCGGCCCCGTGCAGCTCGCAGCGTCCACTGGATTCGCGTGGGCCAAGAAGCCCAGAGTACCCGACGCGGCGGCGACCAAGAGGAGCTCCTCCAGGAGGACCGACGGAGGCGACGCCGCAAGCACAaaaacaaccaccaccaccacaacagCTCCATACGAGGTGGAGAAGCAGGAGATGATCAAGCAGTGGGCTCAGGTTGCAGAGGCCTTCGGCTCATCCCAGCCCTACAACAGCAGCAGGTCCATCAGGGAGCCACTGGACGGCAAGCAGCTCAAGACCAGCAAG AAGAACAAGGGGAAGAAAATGGAGAGGGTGGACTACTCGGGCCCATTGCTTTCGCGCGTCGACGATCTTCTGCACCTGCAGAGCCACGAGCAGCAGATCCGGCGAGCTGGCCGCCGGTCGTGGTTCCACAAAG GAAGCAAGAGGGAGCAGCAGCACTGA
- the LOC127299111 gene encoding uncharacterized protein, whose product MGACVSTTRRRRPQRLRYIHRRYRGKVSRNTPAVRPSDAESCPASGEVVSNVTFHLTQLQWHHSELDSENGNVVCEEEAWFDSVSILESDSDEDFSSVNGDLPAISSAGMTQLLQCEDASCIADCIQKFEKIFDGSSVAQAVGQYLTRDANNMDKSSQTGVQEAERLKIASSEASDLFSAKVEEAKTRNEGGVKMLTKLRRGEEGNALKSFKDGEKCHESIFKSLTPVCTPRHANKVQPLGVASPRGQKKKSGVVRLSFTRKSFDGEQTTEICSSRRYLIRPRAGLLIPQASEKILEGCWSILEPSNFKLRGETFFRDKKKSAAPASCPYTPIGVDMFMSQRKIHHIAQHIELPSIQPSEKVPSLLIVNIQMPTYPTAIFLGDSDGEGINLVLYFKLNENFEKEISPQFHESIKRLVSDEIEKVKGFPLDSTVPYRERLKILTGLVNPDDMNLSSAERKLVQAYNEKPVLSRPQHNFYVGSNYLEIDLDVHRFSFISRKGLEAFRERLKHGVIDLGLTIQAQKQEELPENVLCSVRLNRLDFVDHGQIPTLLCDED is encoded by the exons ATGGGCGCCTGTGTGTCTACAACCAGAAGGCGGAGGCCGCAGAGATTGCGCTACATACATCGCCGGTACCGCGGAAAGGTTTCGAGAAACACGCCTGCCGTGCGCCCCAGTGATGCAGAGAGCTGTCCTGCTTCGGGAGAAGTTGTCTCGAATGTAACATTCCATCTCACACAGTTGCAGTGGCATCACAGTGAGCTAGACTCGGAGAATGGAAACG TTGTGTGCGAAGAAGAAGCGTGGTTCGATTCTGTGAGTATTTTGGAGTCTGATTCTGATGAAGACTTCAGCAGTGTCAACGGAG ACTTGCCTGCCATATCGAGCGCAGGAATGACACAATTGTTGCAGTGTGAAGATGCTTCCTGTATTGCTGATTGCATACAGAAGTTTGAGAAGATTTTCGACGGTTCATCTGTTGCTCAAGCTGTTGGACAGTACCTAACAAGAGATGCAAACAACATGGATAAATCAAGCCAAACCGGTGTTCAGGAAGCAGAAAGGCTTAAAATCGCAAGCTCGGAAGCATCCGATCTCTTCAGTGCAAAGGTGGAGGAAGCAAAGACAAGAAATGAGGGCGGCGTAAAAATGCTGACGAAACTTAGAAGAGGCGAAGAGGGCAATGCCTTGAAGTCTTTCAAAGATGGAGAGAAGTGTCATGAAAGTATCTTCAAAAGTTTGACACCAGTGTGCACGCCTCGACATGCTAATAAGGTCCAGCCGTTGGGAGTGGCGAGCCCGCGGGGCCAAAAGAAGAAGTCAGGAGTTGTCAGGCTCTCTTTCACCAGAAAATCTTTTGATGGAGAGCAAACTACTGAAATAT GCTCTTCTAGGAGGTACTTGATCCGTCCAAGAGCCGGACTATTGATTCCTCAAGCCAGCGAGAAAATATTGGAAGGTTGTTGGTCCATTCTTGAGCCTTCGAACTTCAAGCTACGCGGAGAAACCTTTTTCAG AGACAAAAAGAAGTCAGCTGCCCCAGCAAGTTGTCCATACACTCCGATTGGTGTGGACATGTTCATGTCACAAAGGAAAATACATCACATTGCCCAGCATATTGAGCTTCCATCTATACAGCCAAGCGAGAAAGTTCCTTCCTTACTTATCGTAAATATTCAG ATGCCTACATATCCAACTGCTATCTTCCTTGGTGACAGCGACGGCGAAGGGATTAATCTAGTATTGTATTTCAAACTGAATGAAAACTTCGAGAAAGAGATTTCTCCTCAGTTCCATGAGAGTATCAAG AGACTTGTAAGTGATGAGATAGAGAAGGTCAAGGGGTTTCCATTAGATTCAACTGTACCTTACAGAGAAAGATTGAAAATATTGACAGGGTTGGTTAACCCGGACGATATGAATCTGAGTTCTGCAGAGAGAAAACTTGTGCAGGCTTATAATGAAAAGCCAGTTCTGTCACGGCCTCAACACAACTTTTATGTG GGATCAAATTACTTGGAGATCGACCTTGATGTGCACCGGTTTAGCTTCATATCAAGGAAAGGGCTTGAAGCATTTCGAGAACGGCTGAAACACGGTGTAATTGATCTAGGTCTAACCATACAG GCTCAGAAGCAAGAAGAACTCCCTGAGAATGTCCTGTGCAGTGTTAGGCTAAACCGGCTTGATTTCGTCGATCATGGGCAGATACCAACACTTCTTTGCGACGAAGATTGA